The Panicum virgatum strain AP13 chromosome 5K, P.virgatum_v5, whole genome shotgun sequence genome has a window encoding:
- the LOC120705997 gene encoding uncharacterized protein LOC120705997, whose amino-acid sequence MLEALVGCVGARVWAVLASALKESLQLQGARGLDLERATSGDTSDEELPVPELRLNICLVSEVFVQILATGVGTLAFIWATVVLLGGFSTSLHKADFWVITGIVFVQASKVVGVNSNTEAKFFAQVPPAFLELGAEHFTRWGRRRPLTGDASGQNIVYYIMLGFGSAWDLISFMALLTLGLLLLPLVAASSCIGLSIFRLVIIITRNNYRGSNSNLLRALIFFYALVLAQGGLFLIWLVILSVRLVERNRVCSQYQFEGMDKKLIDKYINRTSSACIKTGVLNTINRKLVTFAVDLLQSKYSQDRISGVLVLHTLTYKDAPQAHKARALAHIQSSPDCIATMLALLSSKSTIGEESKVHLAQIVTLLASDLRLSDIDRATESISSLLDPYLVKISTTANTVSNGQQITIDVDQQERNQSPNTSDGEKSKPLIIHGLMILAKLAGNPDNCSKIYETKSLFSKITAPVSNKMYKVFSHDDTAIQIAKHSLQVLSKLVKGTDEINRNILQEIHRNQFEANSIRPILQDDQRYNELKVPAIKILTKLALANTTRDTVGDEAMVNFINFLIGLFFNDHNESYLRKTAGKALALLAIACTSYCATIMNGNTGTAHSVVQKLSDMLADRSNKSYRTAIAQLLRQFCIDCRADQREHLTSAKTILHEVLKVICDIDQEMDANQSDSLEHNRSRGLVILQFCLPCIDPSQCLGDYGNNQRPARTMQQYLFPCLGTSSPATREHNSNTTSQNQAPGSQDERREGHNQGLVQGILSRGFQVLIFPITCYYRILSRGFQFLVNVPTTFHADRQNRNVHSDNVQNHQMADTPIEPGRRKSLVAFLGLAVQMCERLIDASDFDAAVSNISLSEPEVVEKLKEIIEICIKDSVGPSLGKGTSVDYLTMIKSVTKLCTWVMRTKPGYVTYFLEKNIGHKLKDAEETMRGLELAVLLTSRADEMTNYKTLSSIVGDATALIPSQHPNMPM is encoded by the exons ATGCTGGAGGCGCTTGTGGGTTGTGTTGGGGCCAGGGTTTGGGCCGTATTAGCGAGTGCTCTCAAGGAATCCCTCCAACTTCAGGGCGCTCGAGGGCTTGATCTGGAACGAGCTACCAGCGGGGACACTTCCGATGAGGAGTTACCGGTACCGGAGCTGCGGCTCAATATCTGCTTGGTATCCGAAGTGTTCGTGCAGATCCTTGCCACGGGGGTCGGCACCCTCGCCTTCATCTGGGCCACCGTCGTCTTGCTCGGAGGCTTCTCGACTTCTCTACATAAGGCTGATTTCTGGGTAATCACGGGTATCGTCTTCGTCCAGGCTTCCAA GGTCGTGGGCGTAAACTCAAACACTGAAGCAAAATTTTTTGCCCAAGTTCCGCCGGCCTTCCTAGAATTGGGAGCCGAGCACTTCACGCGATGGGGTCGACGAAGGCCGTTAACGGGCGATGCGTCAGGCCAAAATATCGTGTACTACATCATGCTGGGATTTGGAAGTGCATGGGATCTGATAAGCTTTATGGCCTTGTTAACATTAGGCCTACTGCTCCTCCCGCTTGTCGCAGCATCCAGCTGCATCGGCCTCTCCATCTTTCGCCTCGTGATCATTATTACGCGGAACAATTACCGCGGCAGCAATTCCAATTTGTTGCGTGCACTCATCTTCTTCTATGCTTTGGTGCTTGCCCAAGGGGGATTGTTCCTGATTTGGCTAGTCATTCTGTCGGTCCGCTTGGTAGAGAGAAATCGAGTGTGCTCACAGTATCAGTTTGAAGGCATGGACAAGAAACTGATTGATAAATATATCAACAGAACCTCAAGTGCCTGCATCAAAACAGGGGTGTTGAACACCATCAACAGGAAACTGGTTACCTTTGCAGTAGATTTGCTGCAATCCAAGTATAGTCAAGACCGCATTTCTGGAGTCCTAGTGCTCCACACGTTGACATACAAAGATGCCCCTCAAGCTCATAAAGCAAGAGCGCTTGCCCACATTCAATCCTCACCTGATTGTATTGCCACGATGCTTGCTCTGCTCAGCTCAAAAAGTACCATTGGTGAAGAGAGCAAAGTACACCTAGCACAGATTGTCACACTGCTTGCTAGCGATTTGAGGTTAAGTGACATAGACAGAGCAACCGAGTCCATATCATCCTTGTTGGACCCCTATTTGGTGAAGATATCAACAACAGCTAACACTGTTAGCAATGGTCAGCAGATAACAATTGACGTTGACCAACAGGAAAGAAACCAGTCTCCCAACACATCCGATGGAGAAAAGAGCAAACCTCTGATAATTCATGGCCTGATGATCCTTGCCAAGCTTGCTGGAAATCCGGACAACTGCTCAAAGATATATGAAACCAAGAGTCTCTTCTCCAAGATCACTGCGCCTGTTAGTAATAAGATGTATAAAGTCTTCAGCCATGATGATACCGCAATTCAAATAGCAAAACATTCACTGCAAGTTCTGAGCAAGCTTGTCAAGGGGACAGATGAAATCAACAGAAATATACTCCAGGAGATTCATAGAAATCAATTTGAAGCGAATAGCATCCGCCCAATCTTGCAAGATGACCAAAGGTACAACGAGCTAAAGGTTCCAGCAATAAAGATACTTACAAAGCTAGCTTTGGCTAATACCACCAGAGACACTGTTGGAGATGAAGCCATGGTTAATTTCATCAATTTCTTGATAGGATTATTCTTCAATGATCACAATGAGAGTTATCTCAGGAAAACTGCAGGGAAAGCACTGGCATTGTTGGCAATAGCTTGTACGTCGTATTGTGCGACGATCATGAATGGCAACACAGGGACAGCTCATTCAGTTGTTCAGAAGCTCTCCGATATGCTTGCTGATAGGAGCAACAAATCATATCGAACTGCCATAGCACAACTGTTGAGGCAATTCTGTATTGATTGTCGTGCTGATCAAAGGGAGCATCTCACATCAGCCAAGACAATTCTGCACGAG GTGCTCAAAGTTATATGCGACATTGATCAAGAAATGGACGCAAATCAATCGGATTCTCTCGAGCACAACCGAAGCCGAGGTCTAGTTATCCTGCAGTTTTGTTTGCCTTGCATAGACCCATCACAGTGTTTAGGAGACTATGGGAACAACCAGCGACCAGCTAGAACAATGCAGCAGTATCTGTTCCCCTGCCTTGGCACTTCATCGCCGGCAACCAGAGAACATAACAGCAACACTACTTCCCAGAACCAGGCGCCAGGTTCACAAGATGAAAGACGTGAAGGGCACAACCAAGGCTTAGTTCAAGGAATATTATCAAGAGGATTCCAAGTTCTCATCTTTCCCATAACTTGTTATTACAGAATATTATCAAGAGGATTTCAATTTCTCGTCAATGTTCCCACGACTTTTCATGCCGATAGGCAAAACAGGAATGTTCACAGTGACAACGTTCAAAATCACCAGATGGCTGATACACCAATTGAACCTGGCAGGAGGAAATCACTGGTAGCCTTCCTAGGCCTTGCTGTGCAGATGTGTGAAAGACTGATCGATGCAAGTGATTTCGATGCAGCAGTTTCAAATATTTCCCTTTCCGAACCTGAGGTCGTGGAGAAGCTCAAGGAGATAATAGAAATATGCATTAAGGATTCGGTTGGTCCTTCGTTGGGAAAAGGGACCTCAGTTGATTATCTAACGATGATTAAGTCAGTAACAAAGTTGTGCACATGGGTTATGCGGACCAAGCCAGGTTATGTCACATACTTCCTGGAGAAAAACATTGGCCATAAACTGAAAGATGCAGAGGAGACCATGAGAGGACTGGAACTGGCTGTGCTTCTGACTTCTAGGGCAGATGAGATGACCAATTACAAGACCCTTTCATCTATCGTGGGAGATGCTACAGCACTCATCCCATCTCAGCATCCCAATATGCCAATGTGA
- the LOC120706000 gene encoding glycine-rich protein 1-like, with protein MASTAIAKGRAGVTEEAKAEWWLRFNNGAPAADDAGAADSGDEAEGAGGGRAGVAVSGGSAARVAGAGDEEEAEMGSGDGRAAAAARGAKAELVAPGGEVAPAGAGGKRRSSARSADRAKLDDDISGGNNVLPGELPRSKRKAIAKRSKPKVDGVEVQNDMSQAQSPCPVLKGHEQANGEVENLRLQLAQKTSELKQEENRMLKLELLLKTKEMESLQKENEELKAENEQLRKNVKPERARRLCRSCNTRVFHDYRNCPKRRQAASSPEEEEAADAY; from the exons ATGGCCTCCACCGCCATCGCCAAGGGCCGCGCCGGCGTCACGGAGGAGGCCAAGGCGGAGTGGTGGCTGCGCTTCAACaacggcgcccccgctgctgatgacgccggcgccgcggacagcggcgacgaggccgagggtgccggcggcggcagggcgggggtggcggtgagcggcgggagcgcggcgcgcgtcgcgggtgccggggacgaggaggaggcggagatgGGGTCCGGAGACGggagggccgcggccgcggcgagaggCGCGAAGGCGGAGCTCGTCGCgcccggcggcgaggtggcgccggcgggcgccggcggcaagAGGCGGAGCAGCGCGCGGTCCGCTGATCGCGCCAAACTCGATG ATGACATTTCTGGAGGCAACAATGTTTTACCTGGGGAGCTGCCACGAAGCAAGAGGAAGGCAATCGCGAAGCGCAGCAAGCCCAAGGTTGATGGAGTTGAGGTCCAGAATGACATGAGTCAAG CTCAGAGTCCGTGCCCGGTGCTTAAGGGCCATGAACAGGCCAATGGCGAGGTTGAGAATCTGAGGTTGCAGCTGGCTCAGAAGACGAGCGAGCTCAAGCAGGAAGAGAACCGTATGCTCAAGTTAGAGTTGCTTCTGAAGACGAAGGAGATGGAGTCCCTGCAGAAGGAGAATGAAGAACTGAAAGCTGAGAATGAGCAACTTAGAAAGAAT GTGAAGCCAGAAAGAGCCCGAAGGTTATGCAGGTCCTGTAATACACGCGTCTTTCATGACTACCGCAACTGCCCTAAGAGGCGACAAGCTGCTAGTTCCcctgaagaagaggaagcagcgGATGCTTACTAA